Proteins found in one candidate division WOR-3 bacterium genomic segment:
- a CDS encoding HDIG domain-containing protein produces the protein MKINKYNTAFFGWRFFSIIAVVFTAEIISHPPSRKSLTFIPGDVSDRTILSPVEFKVLKSSESLSAESAYVKDTVTPVLNKTDVYGRSLAKRDTFMFFLDSCSLRYFEIDSYGNFQPPLFRETNLNAFYEWLQPRNLTKNQFDSICRTLDSRNVLNLSKSLSELIDTVVSIGICENFTQNRQKTIIIIEPDGITQTQKPQASVLFSVDQLSDAILAYSAYRKEDTLLLRNALRKIAEVNLFYDKNWTNSKIDSALRSIDPYTGVKVSKGAEILRQNQQITSEDSVKIESLIKFVGEDDPQIINLLGKARYRIKDVAGRVITVAVVFFLSFLFISFLCPKTWKTKSRMLLFILIVFLTAVTTCVLIKYLGPSGNDLAPQFPSENFRDNLIALAPVALGGFLIVLLIGPLEAIIGVIILSVLAAVYWNFSLNLFLVLVAGSASVIAVSRKIHRRSSFYTALIAMFASMVLISFALFLSEDLPVKAFWNSVLVSFISSTLSVFFALGLISLFERLFNVVTYMKLLELSLDNQPLLYRMAREAQGTKYHSLIVGDIAEAAAKAIGANSVLTKVGAYYHDIGKIENPDNFIENQSVTGKNIHDSISPRESARLLRKHVEDGKILAAKHKLPSEIREFIETHHGTNVMEVFLHKASIAKNIGGPDIDEAEFRYHGPLPKSKEATIVMLADSIEAACRSLKNPSEDDIRNKIKSIFERRINDGQLKDSELSMYELHQAEDVFVRQMVSLYHPRIQYPSDNKRNEEPDKDNPGEAEEQDPDKEVST, from the coding sequence CATTCATACCCGGAGATGTCTCTGACAGGACCATACTTTCTCCTGTCGAGTTCAAGGTCTTGAAATCAAGTGAAAGCCTGTCCGCGGAATCGGCGTACGTAAAAGACACAGTGACACCAGTATTGAACAAAACTGACGTCTACGGGCGCAGTCTCGCAAAAAGAGACACTTTCATGTTTTTTCTCGACTCTTGCAGTCTGAGATATTTCGAAATTGATTCATACGGAAATTTTCAACCCCCTTTGTTCAGGGAAACAAATTTAAACGCCTTCTATGAATGGCTTCAGCCGAGAAATCTGACTAAAAACCAGTTTGACAGTATATGCAGAACTCTCGATTCGCGCAATGTTTTAAATCTTTCCAAATCTTTGAGCGAGTTGATTGACACCGTAGTGTCCATAGGCATCTGTGAAAATTTTACTCAAAACAGGCAGAAAACGATAATTATTATTGAACCAGACGGAATAACTCAAACACAAAAACCTCAGGCATCCGTGCTATTCAGCGTTGATCAGCTCAGCGATGCGATTCTGGCGTATTCTGCGTACAGGAAAGAAGACACTCTTTTGTTGAGAAACGCTTTGAGAAAAATCGCCGAGGTTAATTTATTTTATGACAAGAATTGGACAAACTCAAAAATCGACTCGGCCCTTCGTTCCATAGATCCATACACGGGTGTAAAAGTCAGCAAAGGAGCCGAAATTCTCCGGCAAAACCAGCAGATAACCTCCGAGGATTCGGTTAAAATTGAATCTCTTATAAAGTTTGTCGGAGAAGACGATCCGCAGATAATAAACCTTCTCGGTAAAGCCAGATACAGGATAAAAGATGTCGCGGGAAGAGTCATAACAGTTGCCGTTGTATTCTTTCTCTCGTTTCTCTTCATTTCTTTCCTTTGCCCCAAAACGTGGAAAACAAAATCGAGGATGCTGCTTTTTATACTTATTGTTTTTCTGACGGCAGTGACTACTTGTGTTTTGATAAAATACCTTGGCCCCTCCGGGAATGACCTCGCCCCGCAGTTCCCTTCGGAAAATTTCAGAGACAATCTGATCGCTCTCGCTCCCGTCGCTCTTGGAGGATTTCTGATAGTTCTTCTGATAGGTCCTTTGGAAGCAATAATAGGGGTGATAATATTGTCTGTACTGGCGGCGGTATACTGGAATTTCTCCCTCAATCTCTTTCTCGTCCTCGTAGCGGGCAGTGCGTCCGTAATTGCTGTTTCCCGCAAGATACACAGAAGATCCAGCTTCTACACCGCACTCATCGCAATGTTTGCAAGTATGGTGCTGATTTCTTTTGCCTTGTTTCTGTCGGAAGATCTTCCTGTCAAAGCGTTTTGGAACTCTGTTCTGGTCTCATTCATAAGCTCTACTTTATCCGTGTTTTTCGCTCTCGGACTGATTTCTCTTTTTGAAAGACTTTTCAACGTTGTCACATACATGAAGCTTCTGGAACTTTCTCTCGACAATCAGCCTCTGCTTTACAGAATGGCTCGCGAAGCTCAGGGTACTAAGTATCATTCACTGATAGTTGGAGACATAGCCGAAGCCGCTGCAAAAGCAATTGGAGCCAATTCCGTGCTGACTAAAGTCGGTGCTTATTATCACGATATCGGAAAAATTGAAAACCCGGATAATTTCATAGAGAACCAGTCGGTCACCGGAAAGAACATACACGACAGCATATCACCGAGGGAAAGTGCGCGTCTGCTGAGAAAGCACGTAGAGGATGGTAAAATTCTTGCAGCCAAGCACAAATTACCTTCAGAGATAAGAGAGTTCATAGAGACACATCACGGGACGAATGTTATGGAAGTGTTTCTGCATAAAGCCTCTATCGCCAAGAACATCGGCGGTCCCGACATAGACGAAGCTGAATTCAGGTATCACGGACCTTTGCCCAAAAGCAAGGAAGCTACTATCGTGATGCTGGCAGACAGCATTGAAGCGGCGTGCAGGAGTCTTAAAAATCCTTCAGAAGATGACATAAGGAACAAGATAAAATCGATTTTTGAAAGAAGAATTAATGACGGTCAGTTGAAGGATTCGGAGTTGTCAATGTACGAACTTCATCAGGCAGAGGACGTGTTCGTCAGACAGATGGTCAGCCTGTATCATCCGAGAATTCAATACCCGTCTGATAACAAGAGAAATGAAGAACCGGATAAAGATAATCCCGGGGAAGCTGAAGAACAAGACCCGGATAAAGAAGTTAGTACTTAA
- the ybeY gene encoding rRNA maturation RNase YbeY: MKNRIKIIPGKLKNKTRIKKLVLKTAHNLSVKNPSLSLVFVSKTDIMEFNKRYRKKEYVTDVISFQGFTDDYLGDIVICEDSVRDNSISFGVDAGEELTRVIVHGFLHLLGFEDVTPHGRKTMWKKQEELISLLKEEKLLCIL, from the coding sequence ATGAAGAACCGGATAAAGATAATCCCGGGGAAGCTGAAGAACAAGACCCGGATAAAGAAGTTAGTACTTAAAACGGCTCACAACCTGTCCGTAAAAAATCCCTCTTTGAGCCTCGTTTTTGTAAGTAAAACTGATATAATGGAATTCAACAAACGGTACAGAAAAAAAGAGTATGTCACCGATGTGATTTCTTTTCAGGGTTTTACGGACGATTATCTCGGGGACATAGTTATTTGCGAAGATAGTGTCAGAGATAATTCGATCAGCTTTGGAGTTGACGCCGGCGAAGAATTGACAAGAGTCATTGTTCACGGTTTTCTGCACCTTCTGGGCTTCGAAGACGTTACGCCGCACGGCAGAAAGACCATGTGGAAAAAGCAGGAAGAGTTGATTTCTCTGCTGAAAGAGGAAAAACTTCTGTGTATTCTCTGA
- a CDS encoding DUF21 domain-containing protein — protein sequence MEKAGRVDFSAERGKTSVYSLIACLALLFLSASFSASETAIFSLPSYAVNSCRNSGFKGKALHRLYFSPNFTLPLLLFSNTVVNIILSVLSFRIVLAVFHKTEGDTATVVFNITAVTILLLVFGEFGPKLLAIRKTMKTAFALSPFVYVLGFVLYPFIKPLELFLEVVLKDRQSEILSPSEVLFLLHKARNSEMTNDSVKWKLTYSLVSLNQTEAKDIMRSRQRIPSIEKDATWEEAKSVFKKSTVKTLLVYDKNLDDVAGTLDLSKCISRGIGDGDSVKHLVDPATFVPTSAKLTAIIDDLNKTGDIYFVVKDEYGQTSGIVTEDDILGYLFGDNSQSKKIRKKEIFLKNSEFDGECTLREISESLNFYIDPALADKTVGKYILENFKDIPKKNDEIVLGDKGIRVEKVKKNKIVKVSVFQEE from the coding sequence GTGGAAAAAGCAGGAAGAGTTGATTTCTCTGCTGAAAGAGGAAAAACTTCTGTGTATTCTCTGATAGCTTGCCTTGCACTTTTATTTCTGTCGGCTTCATTTTCTGCTTCAGAAACCGCAATATTTTCGCTCCCTTCCTACGCAGTTAATTCATGCAGAAATTCAGGATTCAAGGGAAAAGCTCTTCACAGGCTTTATTTTTCACCAAATTTCACCTTGCCGCTTCTTCTTTTCAGCAATACAGTCGTCAATATAATTCTGTCGGTATTGTCTTTCAGGATAGTGCTGGCCGTTTTTCACAAAACGGAGGGTGACACCGCAACCGTCGTCTTTAATATAACGGCAGTGACGATTCTTTTGCTTGTATTCGGTGAATTCGGGCCCAAACTGCTCGCAATCAGAAAAACCATGAAGACAGCCTTTGCCCTCAGCCCTTTTGTTTACGTCCTCGGTTTTGTCCTCTATCCTTTCATAAAACCGCTCGAATTGTTTCTGGAAGTCGTTTTAAAAGACAGACAGAGTGAGATTCTTTCTCCTTCGGAAGTTCTTTTTTTACTGCACAAAGCGCGAAATTCGGAAATGACCAACGACTCGGTTAAATGGAAACTGACGTATTCTCTGGTGTCCTTGAACCAGACCGAGGCGAAAGATATCATGAGGTCAAGGCAGCGTATTCCGTCAATAGAAAAGGACGCCACCTGGGAGGAGGCAAAGTCGGTTTTTAAAAAATCAACTGTCAAAACCCTTCTCGTATACGATAAAAATCTCGACGATGTAGCCGGAACGTTAGACCTGTCCAAGTGCATTTCCAGAGGAATCGGCGACGGTGACTCCGTTAAACACCTGGTAGACCCGGCGACTTTTGTTCCCACCTCTGCGAAACTGACGGCCATAATAGACGATTTGAATAAAACGGGCGACATATATTTTGTCGTCAAGGATGAGTATGGACAGACATCCGGAATAGTGACGGAGGACGACATACTGGGTTATCTGTTCGGGGATAATAGCCAATCCAAAAAGATCAGGAAAAAAGAAATCTTCCTCAAAAATTCAGAATTTGACGGAGAATGCACTTTGAGGGAAATATCTGAATCACTAAATTTCTATATAGATCCTGCTCTGGCCGATAAAACGGTTGGAAAATATATCCTTGAAAATTTTAAGGACATACCGAAAAAGAACGATGAAATCGTTTTGGGTGATAAAGGTATCAGGGTTGAAAAGGTGAAGAAAAACAAAATTGTAAAAGTAAGTGTTTTTCAGGAGGAATGA
- a CDS encoding DUF21 domain-containing protein: MTLIVYSSLVCLCLLLLAMFTSSELALVSARSEKVAGTGSRGKKSALKILGKVEENLSALLVGMNICIVAMSTLTESLFDIVFKQHNAVYSVIFDFAVILLLGEIIPKSLSKINSSSSILFLSPFIYYSSVILKPFSVFINAFSSKMLDVINVRYTGERRVSDFDNAVRDFSREGMLAPHSRILEGGVDALRKLKVSALMKPRKSAAFCKEENGYEGALSVYRKTGHSKIVSIGKNIDDVRGVYYIRDSVKKSTKSPRPPFFMYEKASFIKALEIFSDIKDDLAVCVDEYGQVTGILTRVDLILCFSNIFYLSGKNPFVLKRKKNGDFVFRSETRLGLLADLYDLDLSREYYDGDCTVSSYILDLKRSIPGSNEVFFFDKLSLTVEESTVKEIRSVSVKKSD, translated from the coding sequence ATGACGCTGATCGTTTATTCTTCCCTCGTATGCCTGTGCCTTCTTCTTCTGGCAATGTTCACTTCATCGGAGCTCGCATTGGTCAGCGCTAGATCCGAAAAAGTCGCCGGGACCGGTTCGAGGGGGAAAAAATCCGCCCTGAAGATACTGGGGAAGGTCGAGGAAAATCTTTCGGCACTTCTTGTCGGAATGAACATTTGTATAGTCGCAATGAGCACTTTGACTGAAAGCCTTTTCGATATTGTCTTTAAACAACACAACGCGGTATATTCCGTGATCTTCGATTTTGCCGTGATACTTCTACTCGGAGAGATCATCCCCAAGAGCCTGAGTAAGATTAACTCGAGTTCTTCGATTTTGTTTCTTTCTCCTTTTATTTATTATTCTTCTGTAATTCTCAAGCCGTTTTCTGTTTTTATAAACGCTTTTTCTTCTAAAATGCTTGATGTAATTAACGTAAGATATACCGGTGAAAGAAGAGTTTCTGATTTTGATAACGCAGTGAGAGATTTTTCGAGAGAAGGAATGCTGGCTCCGCATTCAAGGATACTCGAAGGAGGCGTCGATGCTTTGAGGAAGCTGAAAGTCTCCGCTCTCATGAAACCCAGAAAATCAGCGGCTTTCTGCAAAGAAGAAAACGGATACGAAGGAGCTCTCAGCGTATACAGAAAAACCGGGCATTCAAAAATTGTGTCAATAGGCAAGAACATTGACGATGTCCGCGGAGTTTACTACATAAGGGATTCAGTGAAAAAAAGTACAAAATCCCCCAGACCCCCCTTTTTCATGTATGAAAAAGCCTCTTTCATCAAAGCGTTGGAAATATTCAGCGACATAAAAGACGACCTTGCTGTTTGCGTCGATGAGTATGGTCAGGTGACGGGAATACTGACGAGGGTCGATCTCATACTCTGCTTTTCTAACATATTTTATCTTAGCGGAAAAAATCCGTTCGTATTAAAAAGGAAAAAGAACGGTGATTTTGTTTTCAGATCCGAAACAAGACTGGGTTTATTGGCCGATTTGTACGATCTGGACTTGTCGAGGGAATATTACGACGGCGACTGCACTGTATCGAGTTACATTCTAGATCTAAAACGAAGCATACCCGGATCGAACGAAGTGTTTTTTTTCGACAAGCTTTCGCTGACGGTTGAGGAAAGCACCGTCAAGGAAATCAGATCCGTGTCCGTAAAGAAATCTGACTGA
- a CDS encoding DUF1730 domain-containing protein gives MTAESLGNLLRELADEMRLDGIGFTDAEPVEGNYNRKIHYEGQFVPDERFHSPRLVRPWARSVVAGIISYNTKEREDAESGYGILARYVRGNYYHLLRRKMKRIAEKFSVITGEKVSNVYSNGPLDEKYFAFKAGLGFRGKNGLLINKTLGSYVLIALFLSGAELPASQVQDSLCGECRTCKDKCPANCFKDDGSFFRFYRNTCLQELSQRDTVIPYEIKAIWGGRFFGCDECQEKCPFNEKSSVSLHRPFRGVLGAKADILCFLENPAEYRKNYFEGSQLNAGWLRIEALIRNALIVLAFQKDDRGKVFAEKYIRSENEGIRDAAEFFLNSI, from the coding sequence ATGACAGCGGAGAGCCTCGGGAACCTTTTGAGAGAACTGGCCGATGAAATGAGGCTGGACGGAATCGGCTTCACTGATGCGGAGCCTGTCGAGGGAAACTACAACAGGAAAATCCATTACGAGGGCCAGTTCGTGCCGGATGAAAGATTCCATTCTCCGCGCCTCGTTCGACCTTGGGCCAGAAGCGTCGTGGCGGGAATAATATCGTACAACACTAAAGAAAGAGAAGATGCTGAATCAGGATATGGAATCCTGGCGCGGTATGTGCGGGGAAATTACTATCACCTTCTTCGCAGAAAAATGAAGCGAATAGCCGAAAAATTTTCCGTGATCACAGGCGAAAAGGTTTCAAATGTGTACTCCAACGGACCGCTCGACGAGAAATATTTCGCTTTTAAAGCTGGTTTGGGATTCAGAGGAAAAAACGGACTTCTCATCAACAAGACGCTGGGATCATACGTTTTGATAGCTCTTTTTCTATCTGGGGCAGAATTACCCGCGTCTCAGGTTCAGGATTCTCTCTGCGGAGAATGCAGGACGTGCAAAGATAAATGTCCGGCAAATTGCTTCAAAGATGACGGATCTTTTTTCAGATTTTACAGGAACACCTGCCTGCAGGAACTTTCTCAGAGAGACACGGTGATACCGTATGAAATAAAAGCAATTTGGGGCGGCAGGTTTTTCGGTTGCGATGAATGCCAGGAAAAATGCCCCTTCAACGAAAAATCTTCTGTATCGCTTCACAGGCCTTTCAGGGGTGTTTTGGGCGCGAAAGCGGATATTTTGTGTTTTTTGGAAAATCCGGCCGAATACAGAAAAAATTATTTTGAAGGATCTCAGCTGAACGCCGGATGGCTAAGGATTGAAGCACTGATCAGAAATGCATTAATTGTATTGGCTTTTCAGAAAGACGACAGAGGAAAGGTTTTCGCAGAGAAATACATACGTTCGGAAAATGAAGGTATCAGAGATGCAGCTGAATTTTTTTTAAATTCAATTTGA
- the queF gene encoding NADPH-dependent 7-cyano-7-deazaguanine reductase QueF: protein MKETSNTIKTIDVPVSGELTLLENPVKKRDYLIEIEALEFTCLCPMTGQPDYAVIFIAYRPNDLIFELKSLKLYLQTFRDRAVTHEEAVNAIFDKIECSVEPRCLDVRGQFSIRGGIKTTVTVQSPHEKSRRKD from the coding sequence GTGAAAGAAACATCAAACACTATAAAAACCATTGACGTTCCTGTCTCAGGCGAGCTCACGCTTCTCGAAAACCCGGTTAAAAAAAGAGACTACCTGATCGAGATAGAAGCTCTCGAGTTCACGTGTCTGTGCCCAATGACAGGACAACCCGATTACGCTGTAATTTTCATTGCTTACAGACCTAATGACCTGATATTCGAACTCAAATCCCTCAAATTGTATCTTCAAACTTTTCGCGATCGTGCCGTAACCCACGAAGAAGCAGTCAACGCTATATTCGACAAAATCGAGTGTTCCGTAGAACCTCGCTGTCTTGATGTCAGGGGTCAGTTCTCCATAAGAGGAGGCATAAAAACAACTGTTACAGTTCAAAGCCCTCACGAAAAATCAAGGAGGAAAGATTGA
- a CDS encoding SoxR reducing system RseC family protein yields the protein MEEKGIIQEILNDGRYAVRFYVNPEACSCCSAYGSCVVKKNQELVLSGPSGLRVGQEVKAVFPVFSKSYRLLLIFGSPVAVFLTVFLVLQRIFSADLPALTGAFALSICDFIVMLIFSKKMEKKIIKNISISATS from the coding sequence ATGGAAGAAAAAGGAATCATACAGGAGATTCTCAATGACGGCAGATACGCTGTAAGGTTTTACGTCAATCCTGAAGCGTGTTCCTGCTGTTCAGCTTACGGCAGCTGTGTCGTTAAAAAAAACCAGGAACTTGTGCTTTCCGGCCCATCCGGTCTCAGGGTCGGCCAGGAAGTCAAAGCTGTTTTTCCTGTTTTTTCGAAATCTTACCGCCTTTTATTGATTTTTGGATCACCAGTTGCTGTTTTTTTGACTGTTTTTTTAGTGCTACAAAGAATCTTTTCCGCTGATCTACCCGCTCTCACCGGGGCTTTTGCCCTTTCAATCTGCGATTTTATTGTCATGCTCATTTTTTCAAAAAAGATGGAAAAAAAAATAATTAAAAATATAAGCATCAGCGCTACATCGTGA
- the nadA gene encoding quinolinate synthase NadA yields MKERTVIEKIKSLKKEKDFLILAHNYQRLEIQEAADMVGDSFELCKTAHSSQQSNIAICGVSFMAETAAVLNPEKNIFSPEKNAHCTMAEMLKEEDVLQIKEKHPSAAVMCYINSTLELKSVSDVVCTSSNAVKLAKRLGKKEIIFVPDKNLGNYVAGILKDFDIITASAFCYVHHEIYPEDIKKTRNDCPQALVLCHPECQEQVTSICDFVGSTSAMLNYVSESSEREFIVCTEEGHLDRLRTLHPDKKFIAPLFPRLCYGMKKNTLESLIETLENPGNPLSIPAQLAEKARRPILRMMELSA; encoded by the coding sequence TTGAAAGAACGGACAGTTATAGAAAAAATCAAATCTCTGAAAAAAGAGAAAGATTTCCTGATTCTCGCTCATAATTATCAGCGCCTTGAGATACAAGAGGCGGCTGACATGGTAGGAGACTCGTTCGAACTCTGCAAGACGGCTCATTCGAGTCAACAAAGCAATATAGCGATTTGCGGCGTCAGCTTCATGGCGGAAACCGCAGCTGTACTGAACCCGGAAAAAAACATTTTCTCACCCGAAAAGAACGCTCATTGCACAATGGCCGAAATGCTGAAAGAAGAAGACGTCCTCCAGATAAAAGAAAAACACCCTTCTGCGGCTGTAATGTGTTACATAAACTCGACCCTGGAATTAAAATCCGTAAGCGATGTAGTTTGTACAAGTTCAAATGCGGTCAAACTTGCAAAAAGGCTCGGAAAAAAGGAAATTATTTTCGTTCCCGACAAGAATCTGGGCAATTACGTGGCCGGTATATTGAAGGACTTTGATATCATTACCGCTTCAGCTTTTTGCTACGTTCATCATGAAATCTATCCGGAAGACATAAAAAAAACCAGAAATGATTGTCCGCAAGCTTTGGTTCTGTGCCACCCCGAATGTCAGGAACAAGTCACCTCCATCTGCGATTTTGTAGGTTCGACTTCAGCTATGCTTAATTACGTGTCCGAAAGCTCAGAAAGAGAATTCATAGTCTGCACCGAAGAAGGCCATCTCGATAGATTGAGGACCTTACACCCGGACAAAAAATTTATTGCGCCATTGTTTCCGAGACTGTGTTACGGAATGAAAAAAAACACCCTCGAATCTTTGATTGAGACTCTCGAAAACCCGGGAAATCCGTTGTCAATACCCGCTCAACTTGCAGAAAAAGCGAGACGGCCTATTCTCAGAATGATGGAGTTGTCGGCCTGA
- a CDS encoding DUF4234 domain-containing protein: MTQRNPIMVLILGCVTLGIYNLIWFWQTCSELNAKGATVPNPILLFIPVVGIFWLWKYSEGVEKVTAGAQTGVMAFILFWFVNPVGMFLTQQKYNEVK; encoded by the coding sequence ATGACACAGCGTAATCCAATAATGGTCCTCATTCTCGGATGCGTAACCCTTGGAATATACAATTTGATTTGGTTCTGGCAGACATGTTCAGAACTCAACGCCAAAGGCGCTACGGTTCCGAATCCCATTCTTCTTTTCATACCCGTAGTCGGTATATTCTGGCTTTGGAAATATTCCGAAGGCGTGGAAAAAGTAACGGCAGGCGCCCAGACCGGCGTTATGGCTTTCATTCTTTTCTGGTTCGTAAATCCGGTCGGAATGTTCCTCACTCAGCAGAAATACAATGAAGTAAAGTAA
- a CDS encoding RtcB family protein has product MSDPGLCFLSANTYELTQKKGMNVPGRIYANERILRGLDENVMNQIENVASLPGILLYSIAMPDAHQGYGFPIGGVAAFPYPGGIISPGGIGYDINCGIRMMKTGVPLKDFSKKISCITDLIFQNIPLGLGQGAIYRPGNKELARILDKGAEFIVEIGMGEETDLERCESRGHLAESDPGEVSQKAVERGSFQLGSLGSGNHFIEIDAVGEILDEKFAGAAGLFKDEIVILIHSGSRGLGHQITTDWVRILEKETRNKNIFLKDRQLVYTRSDEENGKKYFAAMNAGANFAFANRQLMTHRIRTVLKKNISNSLTCELVCDCCHNIAMIENWRGRKIMVHRKGATRADSRKMTSFGGGLFSSPVIIPGSMGSGFILLSPEDKCEETFFSLPHGSGRLLSRKQATKKFRESDIKKQLMKKGIYVKNNSREGVSEEAPEAYKGLEDIVETVTKAGLTREILRGRPLGNIKG; this is encoded by the coding sequence ATGTCTGATCCCGGACTGTGTTTTTTATCCGCCAACACATACGAACTTACCCAAAAAAAAGGCATGAACGTCCCGGGAAGGATTTACGCCAACGAAAGAATACTCCGAGGTCTTGATGAAAACGTGATGAATCAGATCGAAAATGTCGCATCTCTTCCAGGCATTTTGTTATATTCTATAGCAATGCCTGACGCTCACCAGGGTTACGGCTTCCCAATAGGAGGGGTGGCCGCATTTCCCTACCCCGGAGGCATAATTTCACCCGGAGGCATAGGATACGACATAAACTGCGGAATCAGAATGATGAAAACGGGAGTGCCTCTGAAGGATTTCTCCAAAAAAATTTCCTGCATAACCGACCTGATTTTTCAAAACATACCTCTCGGACTGGGACAGGGGGCAATATACAGACCAGGAAACAAGGAACTTGCCCGGATACTGGATAAAGGAGCTGAATTTATCGTAGAAATAGGTATGGGAGAGGAGACTGATCTTGAAAGATGCGAATCCCGCGGACATCTGGCGGAATCTGATCCCGGAGAAGTTTCACAAAAAGCCGTCGAGAGGGGTTCTTTTCAGCTCGGAAGTCTGGGATCAGGCAATCATTTCATCGAAATAGACGCAGTCGGAGAGATACTCGATGAAAAATTCGCGGGAGCCGCAGGCTTGTTCAAAGACGAAATCGTCATCCTTATACATTCAGGTTCGAGGGGACTGGGTCACCAGATAACAACAGATTGGGTAAGAATTCTCGAGAAAGAAACTCGTAATAAAAACATCTTTCTTAAAGACAGACAGCTTGTCTATACACGATCGGACGAAGAAAACGGAAAAAAATATTTCGCCGCGATGAACGCCGGAGCCAATTTCGCATTCGCCAACAGACAGCTGATGACTCACAGGATCAGAACTGTCCTAAAAAAGAACATTTCAAACAGCTTGACTTGCGAACTCGTCTGCGATTGCTGTCACAATATAGCAATGATAGAGAATTGGCGCGGCAGAAAAATCATGGTTCACAGGAAAGGAGCCACCAGAGCCGACAGTCGAAAAATGACCTCTTTCGGCGGCGGGCTTTTTTCTTCACCCGTCATTATTCCCGGTTCGATGGGATCAGGTTTTATTCTCTTGTCTCCCGAAGACAAATGCGAGGAAACATTTTTCTCGCTTCCCCACGGATCGGGAAGACTTTTGAGCCGAAAACAGGCGACAAAAAAATTCAGGGAAAGCGACATTAAAAAACAGTTGATGAAAAAGGGAATTTATGTTAAAAATAACTCTCGTGAAGGCGTTTCAGAGGAAGCGCCGGAAGCTTATAAAGGATTGGAAGACATCGTAGAAACAGTGACAAAAGCTGGGCTGACCCGGGAGATACTCAGGGGTAGGCCGCTAGGAAACATCAAAGGATAA
- a CDS encoding archease, whose amino-acid sequence MSYSFFDHTADVGIEACGKTLPDLFSDVAEALSFIMSAPVNKKPDGTLFFEIESEGVENLLLDFVSEIIFLTDSKCILPRGFKSLKIIKTEKDRYSLKSQMNFNVIIPGTELGNNIKGATYNGLSVEKKNGRYYGRIVLDV is encoded by the coding sequence ATGAGCTACAGTTTTTTTGATCACACGGCTGACGTCGGAATTGAAGCCTGCGGAAAAACTCTTCCAGACCTTTTCTCCGATGTAGCCGAAGCCTTGTCTTTCATTATGAGCGCTCCAGTTAATAAGAAGCCTGACGGAACGCTTTTTTTTGAAATTGAATCGGAAGGGGTCGAGAATCTTCTCCTTGATTTTGTTTCTGAAATCATTTTTCTGACCGACTCTAAATGTATTCTGCCGCGCGGATTCAAATCTTTGAAAATAATAAAAACTGAAAAGGACAGGTATTCACTGAAGTCTCAAATGAATTTCAATGTAATCATACCGGGAACAGAACTGGGAAACAACATCAAAGGCGCAACATATAACGGATTGTCAGTCGAGAAAAAAAACGGCAGATACTACGGAAGGATTGTCCTCGATGTCTGA